A window of the Mesorhizobium opportunistum WSM2075 genome harbors these coding sequences:
- a CDS encoding efflux RND transporter permease subunit, whose product MDIVRLAINNARLTISVLVFLLIAGWVAYQSTPKEAEPDVPIPMMYVSLIYQGISPEDSERLLLRPMESKLKSLKGLKEMRSAAFQGGGYVLVEFQPQTNLATALQDTRSKVQDGKADLPQAAEEPVVTEVNISEFPVLVVTLSGDLPERVLTAAARELRDRIEEVPGVLEGSLQGSRDDLVEVVIDPMKLSSYGLQLDQLIGAVSASNSLVAAGNIEGSEGKYAVKVPSLIETPEDVAALPVVAGPNAVVQAKDIATIRSTFADAETITRLNGKPAIAIEVKKRIGANLIDTLTKVREVSDGFVKTMPEGMHVTYTQDKSVFVNQLLGDLQNHVMIAVILVFIVILYALSGRASLLIGLAIPSSFLIGILLLAMMGYTINMIVLFSLILAVGMLVDDAIIVTEFAERRMSEGMPKQDAFALAAKRMAGPVIAATMTRIAAFSPLLFWPGIIGDFMKYMPITLIVTLSASMLYALVFAPTLGAIFAKAPQHHEDDNRDGWYMAVVKQAVRFPITVMVLTVVLLAGIFVGYSKYGAGVEFFPSVEPDYGLLYVHARGNLSLAEMDTATKIAENRMLGWPGIKSVYTRVGKTQGGGQDVPEDVVGVIQYEFIDWRERKSANQILNDLRGVMAGIPGVDVEVRVPEAGPPTGKPIQIRLSAVDPKGLDDKARAVAARVAKVPGVIDISDGLPPPGVDWALEVDRAKAAQYGISPTAVGTVVQLVTNGLKLSEYRPAGADDAVDIRLRLPEDRRTLSTLDELRVQTSQGSVPISNFVIRKPEPTVGILNRIDGARTVVVQANVAAGQQVAAVQQEVTKAVADMDLGSGIRWKLAGSNEDSAEASAFLSKAFGAAIFLIFLVLLAQFNKFTSVWLVLSCVVMATIGVFLGLLITGETFGIVMSGIGVIALAGVVVNNNIVLIDTYDRLREEGWDKMEAVLQTCRERARPVVLTAVSAILGVLPIAFGLGLEIFHHETTINAPSTQWWISLSSAIVFGLSFATVLTLVVTPSMLMVFTRAKVKPGARRSLFSRLFRRGKGEISSDAPKPDAGSEPAIAFPKAAE is encoded by the coding sequence ATGGATATCGTCAGACTCGCAATCAACAATGCCCGCCTGACCATCTCGGTCCTGGTCTTCCTGCTGATTGCAGGCTGGGTCGCCTATCAGTCGACACCGAAGGAAGCGGAACCGGACGTTCCGATTCCGATGATGTATGTCAGCCTGATCTATCAAGGCATTTCGCCTGAAGATTCCGAGCGCCTTCTGCTGCGGCCGATGGAAAGCAAGCTGAAAAGCCTGAAGGGGCTCAAGGAGATGCGCTCGGCCGCCTTCCAGGGCGGCGGCTACGTGCTGGTCGAGTTCCAGCCGCAGACCAACCTTGCGACGGCGCTGCAGGATACGCGCTCCAAGGTGCAGGACGGCAAGGCCGACCTGCCGCAGGCGGCTGAGGAGCCCGTCGTCACCGAGGTCAACATTTCCGAATTTCCGGTGCTCGTCGTGACACTGTCGGGCGATTTGCCCGAACGCGTCCTGACCGCCGCGGCGCGCGAATTGCGCGACCGTATCGAGGAAGTGCCCGGCGTTCTCGAAGGCTCGCTGCAGGGCTCGCGCGACGATCTCGTCGAAGTCGTCATCGATCCGATGAAACTGTCTTCCTATGGCTTGCAGCTCGACCAGCTGATCGGCGCCGTCAGCGCTTCCAACAGCCTGGTCGCCGCCGGCAATATCGAAGGCTCCGAAGGCAAATACGCGGTCAAGGTGCCATCGCTGATCGAGACGCCCGAGGATGTTGCGGCTTTGCCGGTGGTCGCCGGTCCCAATGCCGTGGTGCAGGCCAAGGATATCGCGACGATCCGCTCGACCTTCGCCGATGCAGAGACGATCACCCGCCTCAACGGCAAGCCGGCCATCGCCATCGAGGTGAAGAAGCGCATCGGCGCCAATCTGATCGACACGCTCACAAAGGTGAGGGAGGTGTCCGACGGTTTCGTCAAGACGATGCCCGAGGGCATGCACGTCACCTACACCCAGGACAAGTCGGTCTTCGTCAACCAGCTGCTTGGCGACCTGCAGAACCATGTGATGATCGCGGTGATCCTGGTGTTCATCGTCATCCTCTATGCGCTGTCCGGCCGTGCCTCGCTGCTCATCGGCCTGGCCATCCCGTCGTCCTTCCTGATCGGCATCCTGTTGCTGGCGATGATGGGCTACACGATCAACATGATCGTGCTGTTCAGCCTCATCCTGGCCGTCGGCATGCTGGTCGACGATGCCATCATCGTCACCGAATTCGCCGAACGGCGCATGAGCGAGGGCATGCCGAAGCAGGATGCCTTCGCGCTGGCCGCCAAGCGCATGGCCGGTCCGGTCATCGCGGCGACGATGACGCGCATTGCCGCCTTCTCGCCGCTCCTGTTCTGGCCCGGCATCATCGGCGATTTCATGAAGTACATGCCGATCACGCTGATCGTCACGCTGTCGGCGTCGATGCTCTACGCGCTGGTCTTCGCGCCGACGCTGGGCGCGATCTTCGCCAAGGCGCCGCAGCATCACGAGGACGACAATCGTGATGGCTGGTACATGGCCGTCGTCAAGCAAGCGGTGCGCTTCCCCATCACCGTGATGGTGCTCACCGTCGTCCTGCTTGCCGGCATCTTCGTCGGCTATTCGAAATACGGCGCAGGCGTCGAGTTCTTCCCGAGTGTCGAGCCCGACTACGGCCTGCTCTATGTGCACGCCCGTGGCAACCTTTCGCTGGCCGAAATGGATACCGCGACGAAGATCGCGGAAAATCGGATGCTTGGTTGGCCCGGGATCAAATCCGTCTACACCCGCGTCGGCAAGACGCAGGGCGGCGGCCAGGATGTGCCCGAAGACGTGGTCGGCGTCATCCAGTATGAATTCATCGACTGGCGCGAGCGCAAATCGGCGAACCAGATCCTGAACGATCTGCGCGGCGTCATGGCCGGCATTCCAGGCGTCGACGTCGAAGTTCGCGTGCCCGAGGCCGGACCGCCGACCGGCAAGCCGATCCAGATCAGGCTTTCGGCTGTCGATCCCAAGGGGCTCGACGACAAGGCCCGGGCCGTTGCGGCGCGCGTGGCCAAAGTGCCCGGCGTCATAGATATTTCCGATGGCCTGCCGCCACCCGGTGTGGACTGGGCGCTCGAGGTCGACCGCGCCAAGGCGGCGCAATACGGCATCAGTCCGACCGCTGTCGGCACAGTCGTCCAGCTGGTAACCAACGGGCTGAAGCTCTCGGAATACCGGCCGGCCGGCGCTGATGATGCCGTCGATATCAGACTGCGCCTGCCCGAAGACCGGCGCACACTGTCGACGCTCGACGAACTTCGTGTGCAGACCTCGCAGGGCTCGGTGCCGATCTCGAACTTCGTCATCCGCAAGCCCGAGCCGACGGTCGGTATCCTCAACCGCATCGACGGCGCGCGTACGGTGGTGGTGCAGGCCAACGTTGCCGCCGGCCAACAGGTCGCGGCTGTCCAGCAGGAGGTCACCAAGGCGGTCGCCGACATGGATCTCGGCAGCGGCATCCGCTGGAAGCTGGCCGGCTCGAACGAGGACAGCGCCGAAGCCAGCGCCTTCCTCAGCAAGGCCTTCGGCGCCGCGATCTTCCTGATCTTCCTGGTGCTGTTGGCGCAGTTCAACAAGTTCACCAGCGTCTGGCTGGTGCTGTCCTGCGTGGTCATGGCGACGATCGGCGTGTTCCTCGGGCTGCTGATAACGGGCGAGACGTTCGGCATCGTCATGTCGGGCATCGGCGTCATCGCTCTGGCCGGCGTGGTGGTGAACAACAACATCGTGTTGATCGACACCTATGACCGGCTGCGCGAAGAGGGCTGGGACAAGATGGAGGCCGTGCTGCAGACCTGCCGCGAGCGCGCGCGCCCGGTGGTGCTGACGGCGGTATCGGCCATTCTCGGCGTGCTGCCGATCGCCTTTGGCCTTGGACTGGAAATCTTCCATCACGAGACGACGATCAACGCGCCGTCGACGCAATGGTGGATTTCGTTGTCCTCGGCGATCGTCTTCGGCCTGTCCTTCGCCACGGTGCTGACACTGGTGGTGACACCCTCGATGCTGATGGTGTTCACCCGCGCCAAGGTTAAGCCCGGCGCCCGGCGCAGCTTGTTCAGCCGGCTGTTCCGGCGCGGCAAGGGCGAGATCTCGTCGGATGCGCCAAAACCGGATGCCGGTTCGGAACCAGCGATCGCCTTCCCGAAAGCCGCCGAATAG
- a CDS encoding DUF3309 family protein, producing the protein MPITTIVIIILVLVLIGAVPAWPHSRSWGYGPSGILGVVLVVVLILVLMGRI; encoded by the coding sequence ATGCCGATCACCACCATCGTCATTATCATCCTGGTCCTTGTCCTCATCGGCGCGGTGCCGGCATGGCCGCATTCACGCTCCTGGGGTTATGGGCCGTCGGGCATTCTTGGCGTGGTGCTGGTGGTGGTTTTGATACTTGTGCTGATGGGCAGGATCTGA